The Tubulanus polymorphus chromosome 1, tnTubPoly1.2, whole genome shotgun sequence genome contains a region encoding:
- the LOC141903216 gene encoding glutamate receptor ionotropic, NMDA 1-like isoform X6 → MGRMCHCAAVITVVCCLVSIVTSKVRIINIGGVLSSRAHEIKFQQVVSDLNRDPETQLNDAVYNATTQIMHQNPIRSAMEICETLLPKKVYSVVVSHPPKNKYTPPISVSYTCGFYKIPVIGISARDSVFSDTNLHRSYLRTVPPYSHQAKVWVDMVRHFRWSTVVIFHSADQEGRAMVATFQNEIGYKEGLIAKVIDYAPGEESYIDQLRPRFTDDTQVFLLSASKEDATVFFKDVVALNMSDPGYVWILSEQALEAENAPSGALGLMLRNSRNEDFHIQDSVKIIGKAFKKAFAHSNMTEVEPPSECSATSNWDRQGTMLYHYLVTSELDKGLTGKVKFNDAGDRLLPVYDIINVQGRKRVKVGKFGATHELNAWNINTSMTDPTFIETGSLLSIDNSRILWPGNQTTKPEGYRMSMHLRVVTIHSIPFVFARKVESEEDCDVDDEIYCPWPNSTEPDNETPYCCKGYCMSMLKEIAASENFTYDVHLVADGQYGSYEVRNGSSGKQWNGMIAEILNNQADLIIAPLTIDPDRALVVEFTKPFKYQGLTILVKKQEKNSSLGSFLQPFQDTLWILVGLSVHVVALVLYLLDRFSPFGRFKLAKNSDTEEDALNLSSAMWFAWGVLLNSGIGEGTPRSFSARVLGMVWAGFAMIIVASYTANLAAFLVLDRPEASITGIDDARLRNPQKDFTYGSVRGSSVLAYFKHRVELSTMYRTMEEFNSNTPEEAIQKVKKKKLNAFIWDSTRLEYEASKDCDLVTVGELFGRSGFGIGLRRKSPWVNRISLKILNMHERGSMEKLDTKWILVEPTSQECKEGDQSPATLGLTNMAGVFMLVAGGIIAGVFLIFIEIAYKRHRGMKEKELELARNAADRWRGNIEKRKTLRRTILENPTYSNPDLRPNGRTDSLSLKRSTGLDSKSTTTILAESPGGSGHQSRQNLVYDPDHIHVNA, encoded by the exons ATGGGGAGGATGTGTCACTGTGCAGCAGTAATAACTGTCGTCTGTTGTTTGGTTTCAATTGTTACATCGAAAGTCCGGATTATAAATATTGGAGGAGTTTTGAGTTCGCGAGCTCACGAAATTAAATTCCAACAAGTCGTCTCTGATTTAAACAGAGATCCCGAAACTCAACTGAACGATGCTGTTTATAACGCTACAACTCAAATCATGCATCAGAATCCGATCAGATCAGCGATGGAGATCTGTGAGACCCTTCTACCGAAGAAAGTCTACAGTGTAGTGGTTAGTCACCCTCcgaaaaacaaatacacaCCACCAATATCTGTATCTTATACGTGTGGATTCTATAAAATACCAGTGATAGGTATTTCAGCTAGAGACAGTGTATTCTCTGATACG AATCTCCACAGATCATATTTACGCACTGTTCCCCCGTATTCACATCAAGCTAAAGTTTGGGTTGATATGGTACGACATTTTAGATGGAGTACGGTAGTTATATTTCACAGCGCTGATCAGGAAGGACGAGCGATGGTCGctacatttcaaaatgaaatcggTTATAAAGAAGGCCTG ATTGCTAAAGTGATAGATTATGCCCCTGGTGAAGAGAGTTACATCGACCAGTTACGTCCACGGTTTACTGATGATACTCAAGTATTTCTACTCAGCGCTTC TAAAGAAGACGCGACAGTATTTTTTAAAGATGTCGTTGCTCTGAATATGAGTGATCCTGGGTATGTATGGATACTCAGTGAACAGGCATTAGAGGCTGAAAATGCTCCATCGG gaGCGTTAGGGCTGATGTTAAGAAACAGTCGTAATGAAGATTTCCACATTCAGGACAGCGTGAAAATAATCGGTAAAGCTTTTAAAAAAGCGTTTGCTCATTCAAACATGACAGAGGTCGAACCACCGAGTGAATGCAGCGCCACCTCTAACTGGGATCGACAAGGAACAATGCTTTATCA TTATCTAGTAACGTCTGAATTAGATAAAGGTTTAACTGGTAAAGTGAAGTTTAACGATGCCGGAGATCGTCTATTACCTGTTTATGATATAATCAACGTTCAAGGCAGAAAACGCGTGAAGGTCGGAAAATTTGGAGCTACACAC GAGCTCAATGCATGGAATATTAACACTTCAATGACAGATCCAACGTTTATT GAAACCGGTTCGCTATTGAGTATAGACAATAGTAGAATATTGTGGCCCGGTAATCAGACGACTAAACCTGAAGGATATCGAATGTCGATGCATTTAAGAGTTGTAACAATTCACAGTATACCGTTTGTGTTCGCTCGTAAAGTTGAAAGTGAAGAGGATTGTGACGTAGATGATGAGATTTATTGTCCGTGGCCGAACAGCACTGAACCCG ATAATGAAACTCCGTATTGTTGTAAAGGATATTGTATGAGTATGTTAAAGGAAATAGCAGCATCAGAAAACTTTACGTATGACGTCCATCTTGTTGCTGATGGTCAATACGGATCTTATGAAGTG AGGAATGGAAGTTCTGGTAAACAATGGAATGGAATGATCGCCGAGATATTGAATAATCAAGCTGATTTGATAATCGCTCCGTTAACTATAGATCCTGATCGAGCGCTAGTTGTGGAATTCACTAAACCATTCAAATATCAAGGTTTAACGATTTTAGTTAAAAAG caagAAAAAAATTCCAGTCTTGGGTCATTTCTTCAACCGTTCCAAGATACGCTTTGGATTCTAGTTGGTCTATCGGTCCACGTGGTGGCGCTGGTGTTGTATTTATTGGATAGATTCAGTCCGTTCGGTCGATTTAAACTAGCTAAGAACAGTGACACGGAAGAAGATGCGTTGAATTTATCGAGCGCGATGTGGTTTGCTTGGGGAGTACTTCTCAATAGTGGGATAGGAGAAG GAACTCCTAGAAGTTTCAGCGCTCGTGTTTTAGGAATGGTTTGGGCTGGATTCGCTATGATTATTGTAGCATCTTATACGGCTAATTTAGCGGCTTTTCTCGTATTGGATCGACCTGAAGCTTCTATAACTGGTATCGATGACGCTCGT TTGAGGAATCCGCAGAAAGATTTCACGTATGGTTCTGTAAGAGGGAGTTCAGTTTTAGCTTATTTCAAACACAGAGTCGAATTATCTACAATGTATCGCACAATGGAAGAGTTTAACTCTAATACACCTGAGGAAGCAATACAAAAAGTGAAAAAgaa GAAACTGAATGCATTTATTTGGGACTCAACTCGCCTTGAATACGAAGCGTCTAAAGATTGTGATTTGGTGACGGTCGGAGAATTATTCGGTAGATCTGGATTTGGGATAGGTTTACGCAGGAAGAGTCCGTGGGTGAATAGAATATCTCTGAAAATACTGAACATGCATGAAC GAGGAAGTATGGAGAAATTGGATACAAAATGGATTCTAGTTGAACCGACGAGTCAGGAGTGTAAAGAAGGGGATCAATCTCCTGCTACGCTGGGTCTTACTAACATGGCAG GTGTATTTATGTTGGTCGCTGGTGGAATTATTGCCGGTGTTTTTCTGATATTTATTGAGATCGCGTATAAAAGACATCGCGGTATGAAAGAGAAGGAGTTGGAGTTAGCTAGGAACGCAGCTGACCGCTGGCGCGGGAATATTGAG AAACGGAAGACCCTACGACGCACTATCCTTGAGAACCCCACTTATTCCAATCCGGACTTGAGGCCAAACGGACGCACGGATAGTTTGAGTCTGAAACGCAGTACCGGTCTGGATAGTAAATCAACTACAACTATACTAGCAGAATCTCCGGGAGGTTCAGGTCATCAGTCTAGACAGAATCTAGTTTATGATCCTGATCATATTCACGTTAACGCGTAA
- the LOC141903216 gene encoding glutamate receptor ionotropic, NMDA 1-like isoform X8, giving the protein MGRMCHCAAVITVVCCLVSIVTSKVRIINIGGVLSSRAHEIKFQQVVSDLNRDPETQLNDAVYNATTQIMHQNPIRSAMEICETLLPKKVYSVVVSHPPKNKYTPPISVSYTCGFYKIPVIGISARDSVFSDTNLHRSYLRTVPPYSHQAKVWVDMVRHFRWSTVVIFHSADQEGRAMVATFQNEIGYKEGLIAKVIDYAPGEESYIDQLRPRFTDDTQVFLLSASKEDATVFFKDVVALNMSDPGYVWILSEQALEAENAPSGALGLMLRNSRNEDFHIQDSVKIIGKAFKKAFAHSNMTEVEPPSECSATSNWDRQGTMLYHYLVTSELDKGLTGKVKFNDAGDRLLPVYDIINVQGRKRVKVGKFGATHETGSLLSIDNSRILWPGNQTTKPEGYRMSMHLRVVTIHSIPFVFARKVESEEDCDVDDEIYCPWPNSTEPDNETPYCCKGYCMSMLKEIAASENFTYDVHLVADGQYGSYERNGSSGKQWNGMIAEILNNQADLIIAPLTIDPDRALVVEFTKPFKYQGLTILVKKQEKNSSLGSFLQPFQDTLWILVGLSVHVVALVLYLLDRFSPFGRFKLAKNSDTEEDALNLSSAMWFAWGVLLNSGIGEGTPRSFSARVLGMVWAGFAMIIVASYTANLAAFLVLDRPEASITGIDDARLRNPQKDFTYGSVRGSSVLAYFKHRVELSTMYRTMEEFNSNTPEEAIQKVKKKKLNAFIWDSTRLEYEASKDCDLVTVGELFGRSGFGIGLRRKSPWVNRISLKILNMHERGSMEKLDTKWILVEPTSQECKEGDQSPATLGLTNMAGVFMLVAGGIIAGVFLIFIEIAYKRHRGMKEKELELARNAADRWRGNIEKRKTLRRTILENPTYSNPDLRPNGRTDSLSLKRSTGLDSKSTTTILAESPGGSGHQSRQNLVYDPDHIHVNA; this is encoded by the exons ATGGGGAGGATGTGTCACTGTGCAGCAGTAATAACTGTCGTCTGTTGTTTGGTTTCAATTGTTACATCGAAAGTCCGGATTATAAATATTGGAGGAGTTTTGAGTTCGCGAGCTCACGAAATTAAATTCCAACAAGTCGTCTCTGATTTAAACAGAGATCCCGAAACTCAACTGAACGATGCTGTTTATAACGCTACAACTCAAATCATGCATCAGAATCCGATCAGATCAGCGATGGAGATCTGTGAGACCCTTCTACCGAAGAAAGTCTACAGTGTAGTGGTTAGTCACCCTCcgaaaaacaaatacacaCCACCAATATCTGTATCTTATACGTGTGGATTCTATAAAATACCAGTGATAGGTATTTCAGCTAGAGACAGTGTATTCTCTGATACG AATCTCCACAGATCATATTTACGCACTGTTCCCCCGTATTCACATCAAGCTAAAGTTTGGGTTGATATGGTACGACATTTTAGATGGAGTACGGTAGTTATATTTCACAGCGCTGATCAGGAAGGACGAGCGATGGTCGctacatttcaaaatgaaatcggTTATAAAGAAGGCCTG ATTGCTAAAGTGATAGATTATGCCCCTGGTGAAGAGAGTTACATCGACCAGTTACGTCCACGGTTTACTGATGATACTCAAGTATTTCTACTCAGCGCTTC TAAAGAAGACGCGACAGTATTTTTTAAAGATGTCGTTGCTCTGAATATGAGTGATCCTGGGTATGTATGGATACTCAGTGAACAGGCATTAGAGGCTGAAAATGCTCCATCGG gaGCGTTAGGGCTGATGTTAAGAAACAGTCGTAATGAAGATTTCCACATTCAGGACAGCGTGAAAATAATCGGTAAAGCTTTTAAAAAAGCGTTTGCTCATTCAAACATGACAGAGGTCGAACCACCGAGTGAATGCAGCGCCACCTCTAACTGGGATCGACAAGGAACAATGCTTTATCA TTATCTAGTAACGTCTGAATTAGATAAAGGTTTAACTGGTAAAGTGAAGTTTAACGATGCCGGAGATCGTCTATTACCTGTTTATGATATAATCAACGTTCAAGGCAGAAAACGCGTGAAGGTCGGAAAATTTGGAGCTACACAC GAAACCGGTTCGCTATTGAGTATAGACAATAGTAGAATATTGTGGCCCGGTAATCAGACGACTAAACCTGAAGGATATCGAATGTCGATGCATTTAAGAGTTGTAACAATTCACAGTATACCGTTTGTGTTCGCTCGTAAAGTTGAAAGTGAAGAGGATTGTGACGTAGATGATGAGATTTATTGTCCGTGGCCGAACAGCACTGAACCCG ATAATGAAACTCCGTATTGTTGTAAAGGATATTGTATGAGTATGTTAAAGGAAATAGCAGCATCAGAAAACTTTACGTATGACGTCCATCTTGTTGCTGATGGTCAATACGGATCTTATGAA AGGAATGGAAGTTCTGGTAAACAATGGAATGGAATGATCGCCGAGATATTGAATAATCAAGCTGATTTGATAATCGCTCCGTTAACTATAGATCCTGATCGAGCGCTAGTTGTGGAATTCACTAAACCATTCAAATATCAAGGTTTAACGATTTTAGTTAAAAAG caagAAAAAAATTCCAGTCTTGGGTCATTTCTTCAACCGTTCCAAGATACGCTTTGGATTCTAGTTGGTCTATCGGTCCACGTGGTGGCGCTGGTGTTGTATTTATTGGATAGATTCAGTCCGTTCGGTCGATTTAAACTAGCTAAGAACAGTGACACGGAAGAAGATGCGTTGAATTTATCGAGCGCGATGTGGTTTGCTTGGGGAGTACTTCTCAATAGTGGGATAGGAGAAG GAACTCCTAGAAGTTTCAGCGCTCGTGTTTTAGGAATGGTTTGGGCTGGATTCGCTATGATTATTGTAGCATCTTATACGGCTAATTTAGCGGCTTTTCTCGTATTGGATCGACCTGAAGCTTCTATAACTGGTATCGATGACGCTCGT TTGAGGAATCCGCAGAAAGATTTCACGTATGGTTCTGTAAGAGGGAGTTCAGTTTTAGCTTATTTCAAACACAGAGTCGAATTATCTACAATGTATCGCACAATGGAAGAGTTTAACTCTAATACACCTGAGGAAGCAATACAAAAAGTGAAAAAgaa GAAACTGAATGCATTTATTTGGGACTCAACTCGCCTTGAATACGAAGCGTCTAAAGATTGTGATTTGGTGACGGTCGGAGAATTATTCGGTAGATCTGGATTTGGGATAGGTTTACGCAGGAAGAGTCCGTGGGTGAATAGAATATCTCTGAAAATACTGAACATGCATGAAC GAGGAAGTATGGAGAAATTGGATACAAAATGGATTCTAGTTGAACCGACGAGTCAGGAGTGTAAAGAAGGGGATCAATCTCCTGCTACGCTGGGTCTTACTAACATGGCAG GTGTATTTATGTTGGTCGCTGGTGGAATTATTGCCGGTGTTTTTCTGATATTTATTGAGATCGCGTATAAAAGACATCGCGGTATGAAAGAGAAGGAGTTGGAGTTAGCTAGGAACGCAGCTGACCGCTGGCGCGGGAATATTGAG AAACGGAAGACCCTACGACGCACTATCCTTGAGAACCCCACTTATTCCAATCCGGACTTGAGGCCAAACGGACGCACGGATAGTTTGAGTCTGAAACGCAGTACCGGTCTGGATAGTAAATCAACTACAACTATACTAGCAGAATCTCCGGGAGGTTCAGGTCATCAGTCTAGACAGAATCTAGTTTATGATCCTGATCATATTCACGTTAACGCGTAA
- the LOC141903216 gene encoding glutamate receptor ionotropic, NMDA 1-like isoform X2, translating into MGRMCHCAAVITVVCCLVSIVTSKVRIINIGGVLSSRAHEIKFQQVVSDLNRDPETQLNDAVYNATTQIMHQNPIRSAMEICETLLPKKVYSVVVSHPPKNKYTPPISVSYTCGFYKIPVIGISARDSVFSDTNLHRSYLRTVPPYSHQAKVWVDMVRHFRWSTVVIFHSADQEGRAMVATFQNEIGYKEGLIAKVIDYAPGEESYIDQLRPRFTDDTQVFLLSASKEDATVFFKDVVALNMSDPGYVWILSEQALEAENAPSGALGLMLRNSRNEDFHIQDSVKIIGKAFKKAFAHSNMTEVEPPSECSATSNWDRQGTMLYHYLVTSELDKGLTGKVKFNDAGDRLLPVYDIINVQGRKRVKVGKFGATHLLTKRSVVNEPDDAELNAWNINTSMTDPTFIETGSLLSIDNSRILWPGNQTTKPEGYRMSMHLRVVTIHSIPFVFARKVESEEDCDVDDEIYCPWPNSTEPDNETPYCCKGYCMSMLKEIAASENFTYDVHLVADGQYGSYERNGSSGKQWNGMIAEILNNQADLIIAPLTIDPDRALVVEFTKPFKYQGLTILVKKQEKNSSLGSFLQPFQDTLWILVGLSVHVVALVLYLLDRFSPFGRFKLAKNSDTEEDALNLSSAMWFAWGVLLNSGIGEGTPRSFSARVLGMVWAGFAMIIVASYTANLAAFLVLDRPEASITGIDDARLRNPQKDFTYGSVRGSSVLAYFKHRVELSTMYRTMEEFNSNTPEEAIQKVKKKKLNAFIWDSTRLEYEASKDCDLVTVGELFGRSGFGIGLRRKSPWVNRISLKILNMHERGSMEKLDTKWILVEPTSQECKEGDQSPATLGLTNMAGVFMLVAGGIIAGVFLIFIEIAYKRHRGMKEKELELARNAADRWRGNIEKRKTLRRTILENPTYSNPDLRPNGRTDSLSLKRSTGLDSKSTTTILAESPGGSGHQSRQNLVYDPDHIHVNA; encoded by the exons ATGGGGAGGATGTGTCACTGTGCAGCAGTAATAACTGTCGTCTGTTGTTTGGTTTCAATTGTTACATCGAAAGTCCGGATTATAAATATTGGAGGAGTTTTGAGTTCGCGAGCTCACGAAATTAAATTCCAACAAGTCGTCTCTGATTTAAACAGAGATCCCGAAACTCAACTGAACGATGCTGTTTATAACGCTACAACTCAAATCATGCATCAGAATCCGATCAGATCAGCGATGGAGATCTGTGAGACCCTTCTACCGAAGAAAGTCTACAGTGTAGTGGTTAGTCACCCTCcgaaaaacaaatacacaCCACCAATATCTGTATCTTATACGTGTGGATTCTATAAAATACCAGTGATAGGTATTTCAGCTAGAGACAGTGTATTCTCTGATACG AATCTCCACAGATCATATTTACGCACTGTTCCCCCGTATTCACATCAAGCTAAAGTTTGGGTTGATATGGTACGACATTTTAGATGGAGTACGGTAGTTATATTTCACAGCGCTGATCAGGAAGGACGAGCGATGGTCGctacatttcaaaatgaaatcggTTATAAAGAAGGCCTG ATTGCTAAAGTGATAGATTATGCCCCTGGTGAAGAGAGTTACATCGACCAGTTACGTCCACGGTTTACTGATGATACTCAAGTATTTCTACTCAGCGCTTC TAAAGAAGACGCGACAGTATTTTTTAAAGATGTCGTTGCTCTGAATATGAGTGATCCTGGGTATGTATGGATACTCAGTGAACAGGCATTAGAGGCTGAAAATGCTCCATCGG gaGCGTTAGGGCTGATGTTAAGAAACAGTCGTAATGAAGATTTCCACATTCAGGACAGCGTGAAAATAATCGGTAAAGCTTTTAAAAAAGCGTTTGCTCATTCAAACATGACAGAGGTCGAACCACCGAGTGAATGCAGCGCCACCTCTAACTGGGATCGACAAGGAACAATGCTTTATCA TTATCTAGTAACGTCTGAATTAGATAAAGGTTTAACTGGTAAAGTGAAGTTTAACGATGCCGGAGATCGTCTATTACCTGTTTATGATATAATCAACGTTCAAGGCAGAAAACGCGTGAAGGTCGGAAAATTTGGAGCTACACAC TTATTAACTAAGAGATCAGTAGTGAATGAACCTGATGATGCT GAGCTCAATGCATGGAATATTAACACTTCAATGACAGATCCAACGTTTATT GAAACCGGTTCGCTATTGAGTATAGACAATAGTAGAATATTGTGGCCCGGTAATCAGACGACTAAACCTGAAGGATATCGAATGTCGATGCATTTAAGAGTTGTAACAATTCACAGTATACCGTTTGTGTTCGCTCGTAAAGTTGAAAGTGAAGAGGATTGTGACGTAGATGATGAGATTTATTGTCCGTGGCCGAACAGCACTGAACCCG ATAATGAAACTCCGTATTGTTGTAAAGGATATTGTATGAGTATGTTAAAGGAAATAGCAGCATCAGAAAACTTTACGTATGACGTCCATCTTGTTGCTGATGGTCAATACGGATCTTATGAA AGGAATGGAAGTTCTGGTAAACAATGGAATGGAATGATCGCCGAGATATTGAATAATCAAGCTGATTTGATAATCGCTCCGTTAACTATAGATCCTGATCGAGCGCTAGTTGTGGAATTCACTAAACCATTCAAATATCAAGGTTTAACGATTTTAGTTAAAAAG caagAAAAAAATTCCAGTCTTGGGTCATTTCTTCAACCGTTCCAAGATACGCTTTGGATTCTAGTTGGTCTATCGGTCCACGTGGTGGCGCTGGTGTTGTATTTATTGGATAGATTCAGTCCGTTCGGTCGATTTAAACTAGCTAAGAACAGTGACACGGAAGAAGATGCGTTGAATTTATCGAGCGCGATGTGGTTTGCTTGGGGAGTACTTCTCAATAGTGGGATAGGAGAAG GAACTCCTAGAAGTTTCAGCGCTCGTGTTTTAGGAATGGTTTGGGCTGGATTCGCTATGATTATTGTAGCATCTTATACGGCTAATTTAGCGGCTTTTCTCGTATTGGATCGACCTGAAGCTTCTATAACTGGTATCGATGACGCTCGT TTGAGGAATCCGCAGAAAGATTTCACGTATGGTTCTGTAAGAGGGAGTTCAGTTTTAGCTTATTTCAAACACAGAGTCGAATTATCTACAATGTATCGCACAATGGAAGAGTTTAACTCTAATACACCTGAGGAAGCAATACAAAAAGTGAAAAAgaa GAAACTGAATGCATTTATTTGGGACTCAACTCGCCTTGAATACGAAGCGTCTAAAGATTGTGATTTGGTGACGGTCGGAGAATTATTCGGTAGATCTGGATTTGGGATAGGTTTACGCAGGAAGAGTCCGTGGGTGAATAGAATATCTCTGAAAATACTGAACATGCATGAAC GAGGAAGTATGGAGAAATTGGATACAAAATGGATTCTAGTTGAACCGACGAGTCAGGAGTGTAAAGAAGGGGATCAATCTCCTGCTACGCTGGGTCTTACTAACATGGCAG GTGTATTTATGTTGGTCGCTGGTGGAATTATTGCCGGTGTTTTTCTGATATTTATTGAGATCGCGTATAAAAGACATCGCGGTATGAAAGAGAAGGAGTTGGAGTTAGCTAGGAACGCAGCTGACCGCTGGCGCGGGAATATTGAG AAACGGAAGACCCTACGACGCACTATCCTTGAGAACCCCACTTATTCCAATCCGGACTTGAGGCCAAACGGACGCACGGATAGTTTGAGTCTGAAACGCAGTACCGGTCTGGATAGTAAATCAACTACAACTATACTAGCAGAATCTCCGGGAGGTTCAGGTCATCAGTCTAGACAGAATCTAGTTTATGATCCTGATCATATTCACGTTAACGCGTAA